From the genome of Halobacteriovorax marinus SJ:
AAATGATCCAAGCTCTGTTTCTTGTAATGCTTCATCTACAGGGTTATGAGGTGTTGTTGTTGTGGCCATAATTACATCCTTATCTTATATGGTCATTCACAATGCATAGCATTGATCCTTATTAACTTAATCTAATTTTGAAATTTTAGAATCCTAAGCCTAAGTTGTCAAAAATAGAAAGATTGGTTTATGATAAATAATAAGAAAATTATAATTATTTTGTGCAAGGAAGCATGATGAAGTATTTAAATATCTTTAAATTAGTCATTATAACAACTCTCCTCTCTCTATCACTGAGCAGTAAGGCCTTAGAACGTACTGGACGACTAGGGATTGGGATGTCCAATCAATTTCGAACAGATCTACCTGCAATATCTTTTAAAATACAGAAGTCAAAGTCGACTGCAATTGGAGCTCTTGCCGCAGTAGATACTGATGAGAACGAAGGTGGTTGGGGAGCTGGTTTTAAGCTCTATCGAAATATCTTTGAAGAGCCGCAACTCAACTTCTACGGTGCCGTTCTAGCAGCAATGATAAATGAGAAGCAAGGAAGTGGCAGATCGCAATCTGGTTTTCAATTTGACCTTACTATGGGGAGTGAATTTAGCTTCTCAGGTCTATCCAGTCTTGGATTTAGTTTTGAGTTTGGAGTATCATTAAATAAGATAGATGATTTTAGGGTCCAAACAGTTGGCGACTCTTTCATCGTCGCGGCAGCTCACTTTTATCTATAAGGAATAAATGCTTTTTAAAAATATACAAAAGATTCTCTTAGTTTTTATCATTACAACAAATATCTTTGGACAGGCCGGAGTGAATGACGGCTTTAGTATCGAAGAGGAAGACCTCAATATTGGCGGAGATATTTTCTCCGACTTCAATGAAGATATTGAAAGTAATCAAGTAATGGAAGATGAGAGATTTTACCGCTATGGACGATTCTTCACCTTCTCTTTCTCTCTTGGTCTCACGACTTTTACTGGAAATCGAGGAGTTGTCTACGAGAACGAGCATCCAAGTTACGGACTCCAATTAAGTATCTTTAAAGACTTTCAAACGGCCATTTCAATTGGAATTGGTTTTTCAAGACATAATATGTACTTTGACCAAACTAACCTAGAGGGCTTCAATGGTGAGGCTCCAAGCTTTGTCCAAGTAAGCCAGCTAAGAGTGTACACTGGATATAAGTACTATATCGACACATCAAATCTTGGAACAGCAATCACCTACTCCAACCCTTATATAACGGGAAGACTAGAGTATTGGTATACGACCAATAAATTCATCGACAATGAAAACATCCCAAATAGAAATGGTGGTGGACTTGGTGTAGGTCTTGGTGGAGGACTAGAGTTCCCTATCAAGCTCAAAGAGTCGTACCTAGGAATTGAATTCCTTTACCACAATGTAAATTTCTTTGATAAGAACACTGGCGCATATAGGCCAGTGATTGAAGACTTAAGTGGTGATGCTTTCACCACTATGATGTCATATATTTGGAATTGGTAGAGATTATCTACAGGCCTTCTTCAGTTTATCTTCAATAGATGAAACAAGTTTTTCAATATCTTTTGAAAGATGAACACTTGGCCTCTCGTAATTTGCCATAAATGGTCTACAATCACTCCACTCTGGTACAACTTGCTCATAGAGATCTTCATCACGTGAAGTTATGTAGCGATGAACTTTTGAAACAATATTCTTTAATTGCTTTTCAGAGATTAGCCCTTTTGCATAGAACTCAAGTGCAAGATCACTTCCAGTAAAGTATGCCACTTGCCCAGGAGCAAGATCTACACCTTTCTTCTCATCGTCATCTTTGTGACTAGGATTATAAACTTGATGAATATAAGTGGTAATCTTCTTATTTGGAAAAGCTTCACTTACAGCTTTATAAGCACCTACGTCATGCTGTCCATTATCTCCAATGAGAATAATTTCATCATAAGACTCGGCCTTAACAATCTCACTTACAGTACTTGTTTTAAACTCTAAAGTGTCTCTTCCAGTCTCTTTACCAATAACTGCAACTTGAGGAAATCCTGATCTAGAGATAAACTCACGACCAAACATTTGAATTCTTCCCGACGCCGCAGTTACATAGATAAGAGATCTATTTAAAGAGTGATTATGTCCTCTAAACTTCTTACAATAATCTCTCTTTTCCTGAGTTTCTTCCTCATTACAAAGAAAGTCATTATAGAGTTCTGGTAATCCGATGAAAGGATTCGTTGAACGAAGTCCACCAGTGAAATAGCCCAATACATTCGTTCGCTTCAATGTATCGTCTATATCTGAAATAACTAGCGTCTTAGCACTTACGCTTAAGTTAATTAAAAATAAAAAACTCAATAATACTTTCATCGTCTCTCCAGCTTAATCGTTTAACATCATTGCCATCTTAGACTTCTTCATCCTCTTTGCCAAATCGTTACCTGTTCTAAAGATAAGGTGAACAGGAGTGTTATAGAGTTTAAACCCTGAACGTATTGAATTTACGAGGTAACGTCTATAGTGCTCAGGAATCCCTTGAGACTTATTCGTAAACATCAGAAAAGTCGGAGGTCCCGATTTAATCATAGATGTATACTTAACCTTAAACCTCTTAGCACCCTGGCTTTTTGCAATAACAGGATTTCTCTCAACGAGATCAAAAACAAAGCGGTTCAGCTCACCTGTAGGAATATTTCTACTTCTAACAAGTATAGTTTTCTTTAAGGCCTCTTTAAGTTTCTTCATTCCCTTATTATGCTTGGCGGAAATTGTAATAATATCGCAGAAATCAAGCCATGGAATATCTCTTCTTAAATTGTTTAGCCATTCTCTCTTAGCTGCTTCATCAGGAAGCTGCTCTCTCATGAGGTCCATTTTATTAAGGGCCACAATTACGGACTTACCTTTTTCAAGTGAGATATCAATTAGACGTCTATCTTGGTGACCAATACCATTAGTGGCATCAATCATTACGATTACAACATCTGATTCTGTAATACTTCTTAAAGAGCGGTAAACTGATTGTGATTCAATGAAACCATTTACAGTTTTCTGTCTTCTAATCCCTGCCGTATCGATAATATGGATTGATCTCCAATGATTATCATCTTCTTTCTTCTCTACGGTCTCAGAACTCTCAGTACTTAGTGTGATCTCTTCTTCAGAGCTTTCTTCACTTTCTTCATTGAAGACTTGATCATAATTCTTATCAAAAGATTCACTTCTTTGTTGATCAAGCTCTTCTGTTACTAGAGTTGTAAGTTCATAATCAACCTCAAAGTGCTCCATTCCAACATTCTTATCCGAATCTTCTTCAATGGCATAAGAGTCAACCATCTGCTGATAAACATCGGCATTATTTCTTCTAAACTCTTCATACTGCTTAAAGAGTAGCCCGTCATTTGATGAGAAACCTTGATCTTCTTCTAAGATTTTTGCTTCTTTACCAAAGTAGAGATCAAAGAATCCTTCAATAGGATCGACTGTTGTCCCAGCAATATCACTAACGAGAGCTCTCTGCGCCCCAACAAGTAAGTTTAGTAATGTAGACTTACCAGCATTTGGTGCTCCAATAAGAGCAATCTTAGAAACAACTTCCTCACGTGGAGTAACACCTTTTGAAATTTCAGGCATTGACTTAAGCGCTCCATTTGAGAACTCGCTCGCCAATCTTTGTATCTTTTCACGAAGAAAAGTTACACCACGACCGTGAGTAGCACTCGTTGTAAAGAGCTCATCCGAATCAATTCCAAGAGAATAGAAGTCAATCTCTTCTCCGGCTTGCTTGTCAGAATCATACTTATTGGCAACAACAAGAAAAGGCTTCTTCGTTGTTCTAATATAATCAGCAATTGTATTGTCAAAAGGAAGTGCTCCTTCTCTAACATCTACAACAAAGAGTACAAGATCAGATTCACCGATGGCCATGCGAGCATGGTCAGTCATAATATTGAAGAATTTATTTGCATTCTCTTCTTCACTATTTCTTCCTCTCTCATCAATTCTCTCAGGATAAAAACCTCCTGTATCAACGAGAATGATGTCGGCAGCATCTACATCTTGAAGATCTTCAATTGTAGTAATTCCATAGTGTCTATCTCTAGTAACACCTGGTTGATCGTGGGTAATTGCTTTGTGTTGTTTTTGCATTAATCGGTTAAAGAGAGAACTCTTACCCACATTAGGTCTCCCGATTAATGAAACTACCATTGATCTATTTTTCATAATTATTTCCTATCTACTACGCCACACTCTATTTGAATTCTTTGCTCTTGGTAACCCAAGCTCTTCAAGAATATTATTATTCTTAAACCACTTAGGAGACACTTTTACGTGAAGGTTTAAGTGAACCTGTCCACCTACCATCGCTTCAATTTTCTTTCTTGAGCGCGTTCCAATTTCCTTAATCATTCCACCTTTTGAACCAACAACAATGGCCCTTTGAGAAGGACGATTAACTAGGATTGATGCTGAGATATGAGACTTAACTTTTGTCTCAGTCTCACCACGTTTTGGTTTCATATCTTTATATTCATCAATCACTACAGCGAGTTCATATGGCAATTCAGCATTTAATAATTCAAATGCCTGCTCTCTGATATATTCAGTTGCAAAGAATCTTTCATTCTTATTTGAAACAGATCCATCACCATAGTAGTGAGGCCCCGGAGCCGCTTCGTCAACCAGTAGACCTGTAAGGTTGTGCATATTAGTTCCATCTTTTGTAGAAATAACAATTCCCTTCTCGATCTCAGGCATTAGCTCTTGCATCTTATCCATAACAAGTGACAAAGGAAGCTCTTTATAGTTCTCTACGCGATCACATTTAGTGAATAGAACCCAAGTCTTAGCAAACTTGTCACTTTCCATATTCTCTTTAAAGTCTTCAAGTTGACCGAGAACAGGTCTAGTTAAGTCTACAAGTAAAAGATTTAAATCAGCTCCATCAACACCTTCTCTCGCTTGCTCATTTAATCTCTTATTTAACTCTTGGTTAGTCTTGTGTAGACCCGGAGTATCTACTAAAACAATCTCTGTTCTATCAACAGTGAATACACAGTGAATTTTATTTCTTGTTGTCTGTGCTTTATTTGTAACAACAGATAAGTCCATTCCTAGTAAGTAATTTACTAGTGAACTCTTACCAACATTTGGTGCACCAAGAACGGCGACCATAATAGATTTATTGTCTGGGTGTTGATGTTCAATTAACATTTGCGCTCCTTTTTGCGTATTCTTCAATTTTTATAATTATATTTTTTGCTAATTTCTGTTCACCTTTCTTCTTAGAAGAGAACTCTCCCTTTTCTAAGAATTTATCTAAAACACTTGCCTCTACTTCAAAATTTCCATTTGAAAGCTCTTTAGCCGAGTACTTTGGCAATGTTTTAAAAAGAGACATCGTCATCTCTTGTAAGCGACTCTTTGAATCGAATTCTTGCAGTCTCTTTTCATCTAAATAGATTTGACCGCTTAATTTTTCATAATTTTCAATAATAGAAATAAAACTCTTCTTAGAAACTTCAAGTGATGAGTCTTTATAAATAGCTCCGAGTACTGCTTCGAATACATCACTGAGTATAGAGCTCTTTAAGTTTCCTTGTGCCTTAAGTTCACCCTTTCCAACCAACACAGCTCTTTCTATCTCAAGAGAGCTTGCCAACTCTTTTAAGCTCACTTCATTCACTAAGGAAGCTCTTAATTTTGACAATTTTCCTTCTACCATAGCGGGAAATTTTTCTTGTAAGAGATCAGTAATGATTAAATCGAGAACACTATCTCCTAAGAACTCTAGTCGCTCATAAGATTTCTTTGAATCACCAAAACATTCGTGACCAAAAGACGAATGAGTAAGCGCTTCGTAAAGAAGGGCCATATTTTTAAATTTGTGGGAGATATTTCTCTGAAGGTTAAGAATGATTTCCTGATCCTTTAATACTGTATCTAATTGTGAAAAATCAGAGATACTCTCTCCAAAATTTTCATGCATAAAAACAGAAGACAAAGTCTTGTTCATATTAAAGGTCATCGATTACTCACTCTTATTCAAATTTTGCTAATAAATAGCAAATAAGCTCTTTGATTTCAATAGTTTTGAAAATATTAGCTTATATGCTTGTAAAAAATGGGTGCATTGAAATTTTTATAAAGCCTGTTAGTTTTCTAGCACCAATAAAAAGACTCGACCCCAATGCTTTTAAACACTTAGGTCGAGCCATTTTCACATATAAATCTTATTTAAGACGTGTGTGGATGTCAGGACAAGATTCTATAGCTTAGATGCATCAGCAACACACTGAGCTTGGTAGTAAGTATTTGTAGAAGTGCTTCTACAAGCTGCAATTACGTCAGCAGGAACTTTTCCCTTACCAGCAGATGCGACACAAGTTCCAGCGTATGTAGAGTTTTTGATCTTTACACACTCTTGTACTTGACGTGCATTTGTTCCAAACTCACCAGCATCGTCTACACACTGTGCTGCATAGTAAGTATTAGATAAAGTTGCACAAGCCTCAATTACTTTTGCTCTAACTTTATATTTCTTAGCGCTATTTACACAGTATGAAGAGTAAGTTGAGTTACTAATTCCACTACAGGCCCTAATTGAAGCAGCTAAGTCAAAACGAGGAGCTCTTGGATTAAGTTGATCTTGAAGATCTTGGATTTGATTTTTTAAGTCTTGGATTTTATCGTTCTTTCTATCGATAGTATTTTCAAGTCTAGTGATAGTAGAGTTAGCTAGAGATAGATCTTCTCTTAGTCTTCTAACTTCACCATTGTTTTGACCATTTCTAAGCTCTCTTTGACATTGGTTCAATTGACTTTCAGTCGTAGATAATAAGCTCTTAAGTGTTGCATTTTCACTCTTTAGATTTCTAACGTTTTCACGACAATTCTTTAGTCTTGAATTTGCGTTGATATTAACATCAATATCAAAATCTCTTGCCTGAGCGCCAAGAGCAACAGTGGCTAGTGCCATTCCTAGAATAACCTTTTTCATTCTAAACTCCTCTCTAGTGTTATGAGGACGCAAGATAACACCATGCAACATAAAAATAAATATACTTTGAAATTTATACATGACCCTTATTGGACAATGAAAGAAGCAAAGAGATAGAATAATAGTCTAAAGAGGAAAATCCCATGCAAAAGAATAGATCATTTAATGAATTAAACCTTAATGAATTACAGAATAACTTCTTTTCCAAACTTAAGGCCATGGGAAGAAGTCAAAATACATTAAAGAATTATAAAACTGATCTAGATTGCTTTAATCAATATCTAATAAAGAATGAAGGTGAAACTGACATCACACATTTTGGAATGCCCGAAGTTCAGCACTACGGACAATATCTCGAAAAGAAATATAGCTCAGATAACTCTAGAAGAAGACGAGTTCAGGCCCTTAGAATTTTCTTTGACTATCTTGTTGAAGAAAATCTCTTTGAGAGTAATCCTGTAAGAAAGCTACCTACATCTCCAAAGTTCTTAGATATTCCAAGGCCTACTCCTTTTATAGATGTAAAGACTCTCTGGGTTTCTCTTCTAGAAGAGGCCACTTCAAATAATGAGATGAATGCTCTCATTGCTCGTAGAAACCAAATTGTTATGTTACTTATTTACGGTGCAGGATTGAAAGTTTCTGATTTAAGTAAACTTAAAACAAGTAATATATTTTTAGAAAGTGAAACTCCAAGAGTTCTCATCTCTCACCCAAAGAGAGATCCATATACAATTGCACTGCCGAAAATATTCACACAAGTTTTTGAAGAATATATTTTAAAGCTAAGTGATATGAAGATTAAATCTTCTATTAATTTTGATGAACTTCTATTTAACGCAAACCCTTATCGCATCCTCTCGGGGTCACTTAGTCCTAGAGGTTTAGAAGTCATCTTCGAAGAGTATAGAAAGAAACTTCAAATTACTCTCACTCCTAAATCCCTCAGACAAGCTTGTATCTTTAAATGGCTTCACCAAGAACACGACGAGACAAGTATCAAAGAGTGGATGGGAGTTGCTCCTACATATAGCCTTAAGCTCTACAAAGAACATATGAATAATTATATTTATAATGAGAATTTCTTGGGCGAGCTCTATAAGAACTATCTCTCTAAAGCCTAGGCTTAGCTTTCCCTGGTCTTTTACCAACCGGAATTCCAAGATCATGGTCTAGGTGCCAGCGATCAATAGTTAATTCGTCTTTATCAATACGATAGAAATCAAGATCTTCGTCTATATTGTCGAGACGCTGGATAAGTTCTTTTTGAAGAACAATTTGATCCTTCTTATTAAG
Proteins encoded in this window:
- a CDS encoding phosphatase domain-containing protein, coding for MKVLLSFLFLINLSVSAKTLVISDIDDTLKRTNVLGYFTGGLRSTNPFIGLPELYNDFLCNEEETQEKRDYCKKFRGHNHSLNRSLIYVTAASGRIQMFGREFISRSGFPQVAVIGKETGRDTLEFKTSTVSEIVKAESYDEIILIGDNGQHDVGAYKAVSEAFPNKKITTYIHQVYNPSHKDDDEKKGVDLAPGQVAYFTGSDLALEFYAKGLISEKQLKNIVSKVHRYITSRDEDLYEQVVPEWSDCRPFMANYERPSVHLSKDIEKLVSSIEDKLKKACR
- a CDS encoding ribosome biogenesis GTPase Der produces the protein MKNRSMVVSLIGRPNVGKSSLFNRLMQKQHKAITHDQPGVTRDRHYGITTIEDLQDVDAADIILVDTGGFYPERIDERGRNSEEENANKFFNIMTDHARMAIGESDLVLFVVDVREGALPFDNTIADYIRTTKKPFLVVANKYDSDKQAGEEIDFYSLGIDSDELFTTSATHGRGVTFLREKIQRLASEFSNGALKSMPEISKGVTPREEVVSKIALIGAPNAGKSTLLNLLVGAQRALVSDIAGTTVDPIEGFFDLYFGKEAKILEEDQGFSSNDGLLFKQYEEFRRNNADVYQQMVDSYAIEEDSDKNVGMEHFEVDYELTTLVTEELDQQRSESFDKNYDQVFNEESEESSEEEITLSTESSETVEKKEDDNHWRSIHIIDTAGIRRQKTVNGFIESQSVYRSLRSITESDVVIVMIDATNGIGHQDRRLIDISLEKGKSVIVALNKMDLMREQLPDEAAKREWLNNLRRDIPWLDFCDIITISAKHNKGMKKLKEALKKTILVRSRNIPTGELNRFVFDLVERNPVIAKSQGAKRFKVKYTSMIKSGPPTFLMFTNKSQGIPEHYRRYLVNSIRSGFKLYNTPVHLIFRTGNDLAKRMKKSKMAMMLND
- the rnc gene encoding ribonuclease III; this translates as MNKTLSSVFMHENFGESISDFSQLDTVLKDQEIILNLQRNISHKFKNMALLYEALTHSSFGHECFGDSKKSYERLEFLGDSVLDLIITDLLQEKFPAMVEGKLSKLRASLVNEVSLKELASSLEIERAVLVGKGELKAQGNLKSSILSDVFEAVLGAIYKDSSLEVSKKSFISIIENYEKLSGQIYLDEKRLQEFDSKSRLQEMTMSLFKTLPKYSAKELSNGNFEVEASVLDKFLEKGEFSSKKKGEQKLAKNIIIKIEEYAKRSANVN
- a CDS encoding tyrosine-type recombinase/integrase, with the protein product MQKNRSFNELNLNELQNNFFSKLKAMGRSQNTLKNYKTDLDCFNQYLIKNEGETDITHFGMPEVQHYGQYLEKKYSSDNSRRRRVQALRIFFDYLVEENLFESNPVRKLPTSPKFLDIPRPTPFIDVKTLWVSLLEEATSNNEMNALIARRNQIVMLLIYGAGLKVSDLSKLKTSNIFLESETPRVLISHPKRDPYTIALPKIFTQVFEEYILKLSDMKIKSSINFDELLFNANPYRILSGSLSPRGLEVIFEEYRKKLQITLTPKSLRQACIFKWLHQEHDETSIKEWMGVAPTYSLKLYKEHMNNYIYNENFLGELYKNYLSKA
- the era gene encoding GTPase Era codes for the protein MLIEHQHPDNKSIMVAVLGAPNVGKSSLVNYLLGMDLSVVTNKAQTTRNKIHCVFTVDRTEIVLVDTPGLHKTNQELNKRLNEQAREGVDGADLNLLLVDLTRPVLGQLEDFKENMESDKFAKTWVLFTKCDRVENYKELPLSLVMDKMQELMPEIEKGIVISTKDGTNMHNLTGLLVDEAAPGPHYYGDGSVSNKNERFFATEYIREQAFELLNAELPYELAVVIDEYKDMKPKRGETETKVKSHISASILVNRPSQRAIVVGSKGGMIKEIGTRSRKKIEAMVGGQVHLNLHVKVSPKWFKNNNILEELGLPRAKNSNRVWRSR